A single window of Pyrus communis chromosome 10, drPyrComm1.1, whole genome shotgun sequence DNA harbors:
- the LOC137748509 gene encoding probable aquaporin SIP2-1: MGRIGLLASDLIISFMWVWSGVLIKIYVFSILGFGHGPGGEIIKCALSIVNMFFFALLGKVTNGGTYNPLTVLSGAITGDFSRFLFTVGARIPAQVIGSIAGVRLIIATFPEVGHGPRLNVDLHRGALTEGLLTFAIVTVSLGLARKIPGSFFRKTWISSVSKLTLHILGSDLTGGCMNPASVMGWAYARGDHFTREHVMVYWLAPIEATLLAIWTFRVVVPPVQEDKVDMKAKSE; encoded by the exons ATGGGAAGGATTGGTTTGCTCGCTTCGGATTTGATAATCTCGTTCATGTGGGTATGGTCGGGGGTTTTGATTAAGATCTACGTGTTCAGCATTCTGGGGTTTGGTCACGGACCCGGCGGTGAGATTATCAAATGCGCCCTTTCGATTGTGAACATGTTCTTCTTCGCGTTGCTGGGAAAGGTTACCAACGGTGGCACCTACAATCCTTTGACCGTGTTGTCCGGCGCAATTACCGGGGATTTCAGCCGCTTCCTTTTCACTGTTGGTGCCAGAATCCCTGCTCAG GTTATCGGCTCTATTGCTGGAGTTAGGCTCATAATCGCGACCTTTCCTGAAGTAGGTCATGGTCCTCGCTTGAACGTTGACCTCCATCGAGGTGCACTCACAGAAGGGTTGCTGACATTTGCGATTGTTACTGTCTCACTTGGGCTTGCCAGAAAAATCCCGGGGAGTTTCTTCAGGAAGACTTGGATCTCGAGTGTTTCCAAGTTAACTCTTCATATTCTCGGCTCTGATCTGACTGGCGGTTGTATGAACCCGGCTTCT GTGATGGGATGGGCTTATGCTCGTGGCGACCATTTTACAAGGGAGCATGTCATGGTTTATTGGCTTGCCCCGATAGAGGCAACTCTGCTGGCGATATGGACATTTAGGGTCGTCGTTCCACCAGTCCAAGAGGACAAGGTAGACATGAAGGCTAAATCAGAATGA
- the LOC137747688 gene encoding uncharacterized protein, which produces MPTFTVIALDRLLEPGASSKSADMSSLPNSNSKPFSSSMPVPDSKLERRNSASVAEKRPNRPPITPALYATPEATPLPDSPTSFTPSPYIINHKRRGPRLMKSYSEQDVSLHQKAGDMEKLNGDVNDAEANGLKLNGDVNNAEAKVANLPVDELDTFTFPKPVEVHHSNGVHHFESSNGKLGTSDGQLRGSNVELGSSSEREDSFYVPNKRSSNVELSNVSAREDELLKQPAMSPGRDSESEDFFDPKDSMSVASYNTDGEGSVWAERSAQTSTPMGEFYDAWDELSSESGHGQQLSVSDLDVELREMRLNLIMEIEKRKQAEESLNNMQRQWQRIREQLSLVGLTLPEDPAAARGPEQLGSDPAEDLCQQVYLARFVSNSIGRGLIRAEMELEMEAQIESKNFEIARLMDKLRNYEAMNQEMVQRNQDVLEMARRDRERRERRQRWVWGSIATALTLGTAALAYSYIPSSKGSPTFKSEVPESSDAGK; this is translated from the exons ATGCCGACTTTCACTGTCATAGCTTTAGATAGGTTGTTAGAACCTGGAGCTTCTTCCAAATCCGCCGACATGTCATCTCTTCCGAATTCCAATTCCAAGCCTTTTTCGAGTTCAATGCCAGTTCCTGACTCCAAGCTGGAGAGGAGGAACAGCGCCTCCGTTGCGGAGAAGAGGCCAAATCGACCTCCGATTACGCCGGCCCTTTACGCTACTCCGGAGGCCACACCCCTCCCGGATTCGCCTACTTCATTTACTCCCTCGCCTTACATCATCAACCACAAGCGCCGTGGTCCAAGGCTTATGAAGAGTTACTCGGAGCAGGATGTGTCATTGCACCAGAAAGCTGGAGATATGGAGAAGCTCAATGGGGATGTCAATGATGCTGAGGCCAACGGGTTGAAGCTCAATGGGGATGTCAACAACGCAGAGGCAAAGGTGGCAAATTTGCCTGTGGATGAGTTGGATACTTTTACTTTCCCCAAGCCTGTTGAAGTGCATCATTCGAATGGAGTCCATCATTTTGAGAGCAGCAATGGGAAGCTTGGGACCAGTGATGGGCAACTTAGAGGCAGTAATGTGGAACTAGGTAGTAGTAGCGAGCGTGAAGATAGCTTCTATGTGCCCAACAAGAGAAGCAGTAATGTGGAACTGAGTAATGTTTCTGCTAGGGAAGATGAGTTGTTGAAGCAACCTGCCATGAGTCCAGGAAGAGATAGTGAAAGTGAGGATTTCTTTGATCCGAAAGACTCCATGAGCGTCGCAAGTTACAACACGGATGGAGAGGGAAGTGTTTGGGCTGAGCGTTCTGCACAGACCAGTACACCCATGGGGGAATTTTATGATGCTTGGGATG AACTTTCATCTGAGAGCGGGCATGGGCAACAGCTTTCTGTTTCTGACCTTGACGTTGAATTGCGTGAAATGAGATTGAACCTTATAATGGAGATAGAGAAGCGCAAGCAAGCAGAAGAATCCTTGAATAACATGCAAAGGCAGTGGCAGAGGATTAGGGAACAATTATCTCTTGTAGGATTGACACTCCCTGAAGATCCTGCTGCTGCAAGAGGTCCTGAGCAACTAGGTTCTGATCCTGCAGAAGATCTGTGCCAACAAGTTTATCTTGCTAGGTTTGTATCAAATTCTATCGGGAGGGGATTGATAAGGGCTGAGATGGAGTTGGAGATGGAAGCTCAGATCGAGTCAAAGAACTTTGAAATTGCTCGGTTGATGGACAAACTCCGTAACTATGAGGCAATGAATCAAGAAATGGTTCAGAGGAATCAGGACGTTCTCG AGATGGCACGGCGCGACAGGGAGAGAAGGGAAAGAAGACAAAGATGGGTATGGGGCTCGATTGCGACTGCCCTAACACTTGGTACTGCAGCCTTGGCATACTCTTATATCCCTTCTAGCAAGGGATCGCCAACCTTCAAGTCCGAGGTTCCTGAGAGTAGCGATGCAGGCAAATGA
- the LOC137748733 gene encoding mannan endo-1,4-beta-mannosidase 7-like, whose amino-acid sequence MKHPSFALLLAILIHQQCFITPIHVSAAGDNFIRVRGVHFLLNGSPYYANGFNGYWLMYVASDPSQRHKVSSVFREATSHGLTVARTWAFSDGGYRPLQFSPGLYNEQMFKGLDFIIAEARRYGIKLILSLVNNYESFGGRKQYVNWARSQGQHLTSDDDFFRNPVVKGYYKNHVTTVLNRYNSYTGVHYKDDPTIMAWELINEPRCTSDPSGRTIQAWIMEMASHVKSIDRNHLLEAGLEGFYGQAIPQRMSLNPPFNIGTDFIANNRIPGIDFATVHSYPDQWLSSSNDQTQLTFLNNWLNTHIQDAQNILRKPIFIAEFGKSWKDPGFSTYQRDLLFNTVYSKIYFSAKRGGAAAGGLFWQLLTEGMDSFRDGYDIVLSQNPSTENVIAQQSHKLNQIRKIFARRRNARMWRRARAIRRAEWLGRHKGKPIRN is encoded by the exons ATGAAGCATCCATCTTTTGCTCTTCTTTTAGCAATTTTAATCCACCAACAGTGTTTTATTACTCCAATCCATGTTTCAGCAGCAGGTGATAATTTCATCAGAGTGAGGGGAGTGCATTTTCTTCTCAACGGCAGCCCTTACTATGCAAACGGCTTCAACGGCTACTGGCTAATGTATGTGGCTTCCGACCCGTCTCAGAGGCACAAAGTCTCTTCTGTTTTCCGTGAAGCAACTAGCCACGGACTCACCGTGGCTCGAACTTGGGCTTTCAGTGATGGAGGTTACAGGCCTCTTCAGTTCTCCCCTGGCTTATACAATGAGCAAATGTTTAAG GGGTTGGATTTTATTATAGCTGAGGCCAGAAGATATGGAATTAAGCTGATATTAAGCTTGGTGAACAACTATGAGAGCTTTGGAGGAAGAAAGCAGTATGTGAATTGGGCAAGAAGTCAAGGGCAGCACCTCACATCTGATGACGATTTCTTCAGGAACCCCGTTGTGAAGGGTTACTACAAGAACCATGTAACC ACTGTTCTTAACAGATATAACAGCTACACTGGAGTTCATTACAAAGATGACCCAACAATTATGGCCTGGGAACTTATTAATGAACCTAGATGCACATCAGATCCTTCGGGAAGGACTATTCAG GCATGGATAATGGAAATGGCTTCACACGTGAAGTCAATAGACAGAAACCACTTACTGGAAGCTGGTCTAGAGGGATTTTATGGACAAGCAATACCTCAGAGGATGAGTCTCAATCCCCCTTTTAACATCGGAACAGACTTTATCGCGAATAATCGGATTCCTGGCATCGATTTTGCAACAGTTCACTCGTATCCTGATCAATG GTTGTCCAGCTCAAATGATCAAACTCAGCTCACTTTCTTGAACAACTGGCTCAACACCCACATCCAAGATGCGCAGAACATTCTCCGAAAGCCAATATTCATCGCAGAATTTGGGAAATCTTGGAAGGATCCCGGTTTCAGCACCTACCAAAGAGACCTGCTCTTCAACACAGTGTACTCCAAGATATACTTTTCGGCAAAAAGAGGAGGAGCAGCTGCCGGGGGACTATTCTGGCAGCTTCTCACCGAAGGCATGGACTCTTTCCGTGATGGATACGACATAGTTCTGAGTCAGAATCCCTCAACAGAAAATGTGATTGCTCAACAGTCTCACAAGCTCAATCAGATTCGGAAGATTTTTGCGCGGAGAAGAAATGCTCGGATGTGGAGGAGGGCAAGGGCCATTAGAAGGGCTGAATGGTTGGGTAGACACAAAGGCAAACCTATAAGAAATTGA